TAGATGTACATTAAGAGACTGAACATCCAGCAGGTGCAGCAGGAAGGACCAGTGACCTTGGGGGCCCTTCCTCTGAGCATCACCCACTCTGATCTCCTGGGGGTGAGAGTGAAGGACTGATAGGTGCTCAGGACGCAGGTGGAGCACAGGGCGGTGCTGCGAGCCACCCTCTGTATGTAATACACAAACTTACACCCAAGACTGGAGAGAGGGTTTCTCAAAACAAAACCTGTCATTATATGGGGAATTCCAGAggacagaagaaacaaaagattGGCTAGGGATATGTGGGCAAGAACTGTGGGTGTGGGTCTCCGGTTGTGGCCAAGCAAGATCGGAGAGATGTTGTGAAAGAAAAGGATGATATTGGCCATAGATCCAACTCCTATCTGTATAAGATACGTGGTTTTCAGGGCTGTCTGGCTTGTGGTTCTCAGGGCATCTTtgtgaaaagacatggagagGATGTCAGAGTGTCCTGGAGCAGAAAGTAGGCTGTGCTGGTGATGCCATCAGCAGTCTTCTTACATAATCACCGTTGGACAAAGATTCCCACATTTTATTTCTCCTGAAAAGGAAGACACTGTCATAGTCCAGAGAAATGACTTTACCTGGATAACATACTTCTGATACCAGTTAAATCATTCACCATCactattctgaattttttctatttacttttatttttttttaattttaaattggaggttaattgctttaaaatattgtgttagtttctgctgtacaacaatgtgaatcagataTGAATACACCTGTATCTCCTTCCTCtaaagcctccctcccatcccctcatcccacccctctaggtcatcacagggcactgagctgagctccctatgttATACAACAGCTCTCTATTTACTTGTATAACCTGATCTTCTATCCTCATGTAAGATCTATAAACTTAGAAAACATGTCTGCCTTGTTCAGCAACATTGTTGGCTCAGTTCAACTATTTCCAATGCCAgtattcacagaaacagaaaaaaaaaaaaaaatccccaaatctgTATACAACCAAAAAAtaccccaaatagtcaaagcatcACGTGAAAGATGAACAAGACATCCAACTTCCTCATTTCAAACCATATGTCAAATTTATGGCAACataaatttgcataaaatatgcataaaatagacAGACTGATGGGACAGAACAGAAAGCGCAGAAATTAACCCATACACTTCTGGTGAATTAATTTTTGACGAAGGCCCTAAGGGTATGCCATGGACTAATGTTAGTcccttcaataagtggtgtttgAAAACTGGAAATCCACATCTAACgatgaaaagagagagagtaaGCCTTACAGATTCTGGTCgaataaaaaaatataactaCATGTATAACAGATGTAAACTAGACTGTCTGTGATCAACTGGCAATGTAGAGAAATATTTAATTGTTATTTTGTACCCGTGAAACAGACATAATGTTGTATCAATTATATCcaaatttaaaattccaaaaaaaaaaaatctggacactatcttacaccacacacaaaaatgttcTAAACTGGATTAAACTTGGATGTAAGATCTGGAACCAtcaaactcctagaggaaagaaGTAAGCTCCTTGAATTGATCTTGGCTGTAATGGTTTGGATTTGACAACAAAAACACAGCAACAAAAGTAAAAGAGTGAGGGTTCATCGTATAAGAGCCTCTGCAGGGCAAAGGAACTGTGCAATAGGAGACGCTATTTGCAATCCACATATCCACGAATGAATGAATatccaaaatgtaaaataatattgtGCAAAACCCCAAATAATCCAGtttaaaatggggaaaggacctgaacagatttttttttcaaagactgCATACAAAGAACCTAAAGGTACATGAACAGGTGCTCAACATCTCTAGTCATCAggtcaaaattacaatgagatagcATCTCTCACCTGTTAGAGTGTCTAGTCTCCAAAAGAGTAGAGATAACACATTGGCAAGGAACTTGACAAAAAGGAACACTtcacacactgttggtgggaatattaaCGGGTACAGCCTCTGTGGAGAATGTTGTGGAAGTTCCTGAGAAGTTAAAACCAGaactcccatatgacccagcaattgggCTTCTAGTATATATACAAGATGAAATCAGATCTTGAAGTAATATCTGTAAAGATGAATATCTGTAAAtgaacccctatgttcattgctgAATTGTTACAACAGccgagacatggaaacagcccaaGGGTCTGCTGATAGATAAACCGATCAGGAAGCTGTGGGATATTACACAGGGAAATATTACTCAGGTTAAAAAGGTGGAAATCTTTCCTTTTGCAACAACGTGGGTAAAACTCGAGGACACTTTGGTATGTGAAATATTCATACACAAACACTGCCTTCTATCACTTATAGgtagagtttgaaaaaaaattcaatttcataGAAAGAGAGTCGAATGGTGGTTGCTTGGGAACTGGGGTtgggggaaaggggagaagagggtACAATCTCtcagttataagatgaacaaAGACTGAGGAGTAATGTAGAACCTGGTGACTACAGGCGATGACACctactatgtgaggtgatggatgcaTCAATTCAGTCAACTGTGGACTCCTTcacaatgtgtacatatattaaatcatGATGTACATTTCAGATACACTGCAATTTCAATAATCAGTTATGGTCCATGACCTCcttcccatcagatcagatcagtcgctcactcgtgtccgactctttgcgaccccatgaatcgcagcacgccaggcttccctgtccatcaccaactcccagagttcactgagactcacgtccattgagtcggtgatgccatccagccatctcatcctctgtcgtccccttctcctcttgcccccaatccctcccagcatcagagtcttttccaatgagtcaactcttcgcatgaggtactggagtttcagctttagcatcattccttccaaagaatacccagggctgatctcctgcagaatggactggttggatctccttcccatAGGGCTGAGTATTTATTGGGGTCAGTGATGTGGTCAGATCTCCTACCTGGACATTTCCTGGATACAGAGACCAACCCCACAGGGGAGGTGCCTTCTTGACACCAGCAACCACGACTTAGGTTGCAGGACATACCTGACCCCACATGACCCATGACCCCCCAGCCCCACACAGTCACATACGGGGCACCCCCACAGCCAGAGTCAGAAATGAACCCAGAGCAGGTCTCTTGTGCTGAGTCAGGAACACACATCCCAGAACCTGCAGCCCCCCAGGAGCCTCTCTGCACCCACAGGTGTTGGGGGGTGGAGGGAAGTCCAGTGCGGGCAGGTCAGTTTCCATGAGTTTTGACAAGGTAGGAATTCTGTTCACAAATGCCCACCCACTTAATATGAGCACTTCCAAAGGCTCCATCTTCTGACACCAGTATCTTTAAGGTTTAggttttcaacatatgaatatCTGCAGATACACACATCAGATGATAGCTGTATTTCCAAATATAATGTTGAATTACCATAGGGGAAACTGCTTTACTTCCTAATTctaatcttttcaaaaaactttaCTTTGCAACCTTTATACTCATTTGGCAGACTGGAGGTTAACTGGATTCTATCTCAgtgcaaaaatttttttctctttcccctgctCCTCATGTTAAAGAGGCTGAGCGCATTTTGTCGTTTgattagagagagaaaaacatgagCAACATTGATATACATAATACAGAACACAGAGAGACTCGAGACAGGATACTATGGCAGAAATTACTGAGCCAACTGCATCCCGTGAAGGAAAATGTGAAGGTTGTTACAGGGTGGcctttctctctgtatttctgtttgtgtgtgtatgtgtctgtcacTGGATCTTATTTCAGGACTTTCAGGTTCTAACCCAAACTCTGCACATCATTATTCCACCTTATTCACACTCAACCCTAATCTATTAGGTCTGAGGAGGTCTCTAGATCATTTTTTATGTGGTTGAGACGTCCAGGGCTCTGGTCATACAGGACTTGAACAGATTCCACAGTGacccctcccttttcccctcaTTGTCAGGGACCCCAGGACACAGGATTTGCAGTGAACTCACAGCTCTGGTCCCCCTCAGACACACACCCCAGCACATTCCCCACTTCCACCTGCCAGCCAGGGCATGGACGGGGCAGCTCAGTCAAGGCAGGGGAGCACCTGTCTGCCCAAGGCACTGACAACACAGCTCTGAGCTCCTCTTCTGCTGAGAGCCGGCTCTCCTGTTTCCTGCCCTGAGACTGAACACAAGGGAGCACTCACCTGCCTGCACTTGGCTCCACACTCTGTGCAGGGAAGTGTCAGTCAGGATGGGCCCCAGTTATAGGGACAGGGTCCCTGCGCCCGCTCTCCCCACAGAGGAGCCATTATCATGTCATCTGGAGCGGAGGTGACACTGTCTGCATGGAGAGTCTGGGGCATCTCCAGTGGGGGGCAGATCTTACCCCCAGTGCTCATTACCCTCACCCACGCCTGGGGACTACTGACAACTCCTGGCAATTACTGAGAAGGTCCCCGTGAGCGGctgagcagagggcagggagagtTTTCTGAGTTCCCCGTGGGAGAGCCCAAGTTTACAGTGAAAGTCACAGCCAGGGAAGGGACACTCACAGAGCAGTGGGGCTCCCTTCACTGTGTCTCCCGTTGGGCATTTTCCCTCATGGTCTCACTCTTCCAAGCTGTTCCAAATGTGTTCACACTGATCATCAGCATGGGGTCTGGAGGCTGGGCTTTCTCCTGAGTTGAAGTCCCACAGCCCTTTCTATTTATGGCCTCAGGTCTGTTTAATCTGGAAAATGCCCCCTTTGAAACCAGAGTTTCCCTCCTCAGAATCCTCAGGTCTCCCTCACGTCCACATGACTCTGCAAGGACTTTGTCCTTGGTTCCAAGTCACCCACGGAGCCCCCTCCTTAAGTCTCTCATTGAACCTCCAGCATGTCACCACATTCTGGGCTATTAGTACTGGAAAAAAGCATTCCTGGACATATAGAAAGGGATTTAAAAAAGTGTTGATAGGAAATATAGAGAGATTAACATTAGAATGCATGAAATTGATCATTGAAATGATCAATTGAACCTTTAGATCATGAAATTTTTACgtcttgttttatgtccctggatatgttccaatGTCTCCtattttatagtctatgggaacttgactagaatttgtatcctgctgttgtgtgaaaattgtataaatcttactTACGTTGAATTGGTttatagtgcttttcaggtctactatatctttGTACCTGTCTGTatgttcattctattaatttttgacagtttgatattgaaactccaactaaaactcataatttatctacttaaaaatgatCATAATATATAGTAGAAccatatgtaactttgttctgtattttccaaatctcctgtaaatgtgttatcatactttcataattcaaaagtaaaaaggaaagagagaaaaagagaaatgatcaACTGATAATTGTGAATATTCTCTGGGAAATTAATCTGATGTCTCCATCCTGAGAGATCACAGAGCAGAAaggacatatgtgtgtgtgctcagtccctgagtcgtgtctcactctttgcaactctatggactgtagcctgccaggctcctctgtccttgggatttttcaggcaagaatactcgagtgggttgccctcctccaggggatcttcctgacccagggattgaacctgtgtcatttatatctcctgcattgccagtttttttttttttttttaccactagcgccaaaaGGACATGTAAACCTCCCCACAGTGGGCTCCTCCTGCAGCGCATTGATGCTCTCTGGGCAGTGAACAAGTCCACATTTTATAGGCATGGGCTTGTCAAGAGAAGCCAGGCAAGTCAGACAGCTACTGCTTCTGTGAAGTGTACGACCTTGTCCCTGTCTGGGGAAAATGTGTATGAGAATGTTTATAATGTGTTGAAAATGATTCATTGTGAGGTTCTGTCCCCATGAATCCCAACCCATAGAGATACTGTGGACCTAGGTCACTACCATCACTAGTACTAAGTCGCAAAGACACCAACAGAAATATTAACACTCCTGGTTCTGGTATTTCAACCCAGGCCTCCCCctgtaccgtctgagccaccagggaagcccaagaatactggagtgggtagcctatcccttctccagggcatcttcctgacccaggaatcaaactggggttccctgcattgcaggcggattctttaccagctgagctaccagggaagcctgatttaaCATAGAGGGAATTTAACATCTTGATCTTTGTCAAGATCTTTCCAGAACTGATTATAGCTTGAGCGGACAAAGTTTAAGATTTGAAAATAATTGACatagtttcttttttactttctttaatgtGGCTACAGTAATTATACTGCTACAGCCATGAAACTTGTTCTATTGCTTTTGGAAACatgtttgcttatttatcttcGGTTGCCTCGGGTCTTCGCTCTCTTTAGCTGTGGCGCCCAAGATCAGTAGTTGCGGTGCCCCGGCTTAATctccctgaggcatgtgggatctttgttccttgaccagggatgggacctgcgtctcctgcactgcaaagtggatccttaaccactggaccaccagggaagtccccagagtttcagtcttgcaaaacaaaACGTTCTAGGCGTGGATCATAGCGATGATGACAATATGAATGCTCTCTAATTCCATTGAATGGTATACTTAAAATGTACCTTAAAATTTCCTTGGCGTGTGTACTTTActacaatttaaaatgttttaaaagatggaataaaaattaaaaatgtctgtgGGGAGGGAAAAGTGTCTGTAGGATAATATCAAGTATTATCAACATCAATGACATACATTTCATTGGAGTCACAGACGGTGTCAAGACAGGAAAATGGCCAGAAATGGAGAACTAACAACTGAAGACGTCCGAATTTTGGTAAAAAATAGTAGAAACTCAACCAACTTTTCTAAGTATAAAAgcaaagaagggcttccctggtggtccagtggttaagaatccacctggcaatgcaagggacacaggttcgatccctggtcctggaagatcttccatgcagagcaactaagcccgttcCCTACAATTACTGAcacccatgtgccctagagcccatgctccccaacaagagaggccaccacggCGGGAAGtccgcacaccacagctagaggggcagtgaagactcagcacggcccaaactaactaactaaatactgctgttgctgctgctgctgctaagtcacttcagtcatgtcccactctgtgtgaccccatagaccgcagcccaccaggctcccccgtccctgggattctccaggcaagaacactggagtgggttgccatttccttctccagtgcatgaaagtgaaaagtgaaagtgaagtccctcagtcatgtctgaccctcagcgaccccatggactgcagcctagaaAGCCAAAGAGAAGCATCTGTGGACATTACCATAGTCAAATTAATAAAGGGTGTTggtaaaagaaaatcttaaaagttgcaatagaaaaaaaaacatattcataAATTTTGGTTTTGGGCAAACCCCCCCACGCCAgccccactccccagccctgcccccagatTTGACATTCTGGGCAGGAAAGCTTTTTGTTGCGGTTGGCTTTCCTGCACCTTTTatgttattttgcatattttctgggctccaccctcttattttctctattctctTGTTAACATCCATAGTctctctttgtagccccatggactgtagcccaccaggcttctccgtccatgggattctccaggcaagaatactggagtgggttgtccttttcttcttcaagcgatcttcctgacccagagattgaatccgtGTGTCTTGCGttggcaggggagttctttaccactgagccgctggGAATCCCTGATGATGCCATTCTGAGTGGttcctcactgtagttttgatttgcgtttctctgataatgagcaatgttgagcatttttgcatgtgtttgtatgtctgtctgtatgtcttctttggagaaatgtctgttttaggtctcctgcccatattttttattttctttctttcttcttcttcttctttttttttctattaattggTGCAGAGCCAGGAGGGCTGACTCAGGGCTGGGCCAGGAGAAGCGCAGATTTCTGGACCCTGGTCCCCAGCTGGCTCTAGCCATCCTTATTTATGGACAGCCACTTGATTTGGgggtcttcctggtggctcagatggtaaagaatctgaatgcaatgtgggagacctgggtttgatccctgagttgggaagatctccctgaGAAGGGAacgggcaacccacttcagtattatggcctggagaatcccatggatagaggagccaggcaggctacagtccacggggttgcaaagagtcagacacgactgagcgactttttcactttcacttttcacctgacTTGAGGTCTCTGGTTCTCTTATGGAGGTTTCCATTTCCCAGTGGGTGAGTTCTTCGACTCAGGGCTGATGCTCCATCACTGGCTCCCCCTGGTTTCCAGGTCTCTTGTTGCCAGGCAACCTCCTTCCCATCCATCCAGGTGACTCTCCATAGGCAAGACCCTTGAGACCCTTcagaggtggggggcggggctgcCTTGGCTGGGTCGAGGTCAGTGAGGCCCAGCTCCCCCGGACCTGACAACCTTCTGTCCAGTCAGCAGAATTCTCCCTGCTTCTACTTCCTGGGCCCCTTGCCCGTGGGAGAGGCTGGTGTGTGTCACCTGGCCTGCATGCCCTCCACCCCAAACTTGGTCCTTGCTCTTCTTGTCCCAGATTTGTCACCATGGGTGAACAGACCCGGAGGACAGCTAAACCTCAGATACTACTCCTGAAGAGGACCAGGCCAGGATCAGAGAGGGCACTGCCAGGGTCCAGTCCCTGCCCACCAAGGAGCCCTCTCTGGCCAACCTATGTGCCCAGGTGGACCTGTGTCTTGGCTGCTCCGTCTGCATTGGAGTCTCAATGACAGCACCCACATGCCGCAGGGTGGAACACGGCTGCCCCAGCGAGATCCTGCTGGCCCTCTTCAGGGGCGCCGCCCAGGGCAAGGTCTGGCCAGGGTGGACCGCCTGCCCACCTTCCCGAGGGACAGGCGCTACAAGGTCTGCAGCTCTACGGTCTGGGCTGGGCTGCCAGTGCCACCACAAAGACTGACCCTCTGTTGGAGCTTTGAGGACCAGCTGGTCTGGAGGGGAGGGCTggaaagggaggggggagggctgggaggtgagggagagggcTGGAAGGTGAGGGGGGAGGGCTGCTTGGCAGGGGGGAGGGCTGCTGGGGTGGGCTGAGGCCTCCACTGACTCCATCCCCTCTACCTTGCAGGTGCCGGCTCCTCCTGCCCACCCGTAGGCTCTGGACCCACTTGCTGGACTCTGAGGCAGGGGGGAGCCTGCAGAGACGGGAGGGCATGTTTCCTGAAGACCCCGCGGGTGCCCAGGATGACCAGGGAGTGCCTTCTCCTGCCCTTTTCTGCCGCTGCCTCGGCTGGCCCCTCAGCCGAATGCCATTTGCCTTCAGGGGTCACTGCCGGCCACCCCCCAGCTCCACTGCTCCTGCCTGGCtgagcggggcgggggcgggggcgccgCTCAGTAACCACTGtcttgagtcttctcttgtctgGGGCGTGGAGCAGGCCAGACCTGCAGGCctgggaaagaggaggaagggtCTGCAGATCCCTGCGCTGCCCACTGAGCCGCTGTGTGGGGGACATTCGGTGACAAGGGGAGGGGGCAGctccggggtgggggtggtcctGAACTGGTGGTCCCTGGGAAGCTTTGGGGTCCAGAAGGGCACCCTGGTGGGATGGCTGGGGCATAAGCCAATCGCCAgtgtctttcacttttcactttcatgcattggagaaggaaatggcaacccactccagtgttcttgcctggagaatcccagggacaggggagcctggtgggctgccgtctatggggtcacacagagtcagacacgactgaagtgacttagcagcagcagcagcagcagcagtactttcaCAGTGCTTTCCTAATACACACTAGATTAACTGGTCATGTGTTAAGCACACAGTTGCTTTTTTATAGCTAGGTTTTCATATTCAATAAGCTTATTAATACCTTGCTTGTTCTGTTTAGTTGACTACACGAAGTAGGGCTGTGCTGGTAAGGAAATAGACATTGAAGAGTCTTTTGGGATTATTTATTCAAGTCCCCCACTTCTTCATGCAGGTACTACTTtcgtggctcatagtttcatcaagttagacaaggctatggtccatgtgatcagtttgattagttttctgtgattgcagttttcattctgtctgccctctgaaggataaggaagcctatggaagcttcctgatgggagagactgactgtgggggaaactgagtcttgttctgatgggccaggccatgctcaataaatctttaatccaactttctgcttactccttggaaggaaagttatgaccaacctagatagcatattaaaaagcagagacattacttttccaacaaaggtccgtctagtcaaggctatggtttttccagtggtcatgtatggatgtgagagttggactgtgaagaaagctgagcaccgaagaattgatgcttttgaactgtggtgttggagaagactcttgagagtcccttggactgcaaggagatccaaccagtccattctaaaagagatcagtcctgagtgttcattggaaggactgatgctaaagctggatggcaccaccgactcgatggacatgagtgtgagtgaactccaggagttggtgatggacaaggaggcctggtgtgctgcggttcatggggtcgcaaagagttggacacgattgatcgacttcactttcactttcaatgaagataatggtgacctccttcaaaaggtcccatgcacacacagccacacagagTGCCCCCAAccttgcagcaggccactgctgacccatgcctctgccagagattcctggacactcacagaaaagtctgggtcagtctcttgtggggttactgctcctttctcttggatCCTGGTGtatacaaggttttgtttgtgcaacagtatgtgaaccatgaactttcagatgttcaagctggttttagaaaaggcagaggaaccagagatcaaattgccaacatctcctggatcattaaaagagcaagagagtttcagaaaaagatctacttctgctttattgactactccagagcctttgactgtgtggatcataacaaactggaaaattcttcaagagatgggaataccagaccaccttacctgcctcctgagaaatctgtatgcagatcaagaagcaacagttagaaccagacatggaacaacagactggttccaaattgggaaaagagtacatcaagtatgtatattgtcaccctgcttatttaacttatacgcagagtacatgcaaaatgccaggctggaagaagcacaagctggaatcaagattgccgggaaaaatatcaataacctcagatatgcagatgacaccacctttatggcagaaagcaaagaagaactaaatagcctcttgatgaaagtgaaagaggagagtgaaaaacttggcttcaaactcaacattcaaaaaaccaagatcatggtatccagtcccatcacttcatggcaaacagatggggaaataatggaaacagtgagagactttattttctgggctccaaaatcactgcagatggtgactgttgctgctaaatcacttctgctgctgctgctaagtcgcttcagtcgtgtccgactctgtgcgaccccatagacggcagcccaccaggctcccccgtccctgggattctccaggcaagaacacgggagtgggttgccatttcctcctccaatgcatgaaagtggaaagtgaaagtgaagtcattcagtcttgtccaactcttagcgactctatggactgcagcttaccaggctcctccgtccatggattttccaggcaagaatactggagtggggtgccattgccttctctgatggtgactgcagccatgaaattagattCTTGTTCCTTGCAAGAAAacctatgatcaacctagatggcatattcaaaagaagagacattactttgtcaacaaaggtccgtctagtcaaagctatggtctttccagtagtcatgtatggatgtgagagttggaccataaagaaagctgagcactgaagaattaatgcttttgaactgtggtgttggagacgactcttgagagtcccttggactgcaaggaaatccaaccagtctatcctaaaggagatcagtcctgagtgttcattggaagggctgatgctgaagctgaaactgcaatcctttggccacctgatgcaaagagctgactcatttgaaaagaccct
The nucleotide sequence above comes from Bos indicus x Bos taurus breed Angus x Brahman F1 hybrid chromosome 18, Bos_hybrid_MaternalHap_v2.0, whole genome shotgun sequence. Encoded proteins:
- the LOC113875757 gene encoding vomeronasal type-1 receptor 4-like — translated: MSFHKDALRTTSQTALKTTYLIQIGVGSMANIILFFHNISPILLGHNRRPTPTVLAHISLANLLFLLSSGIPHIMTGFVLRNPLSSLGCKFVYYIQRVARSTALCSTCVLSTYQSFTLTPRRSEWVMLRGRAPKVTGPSCCTCWMFSLLMYIYVPVKITGPWDRYNNTDSQGKWFCSITGAATGFVYFWFISDVMFIGLMVWSSGSMVLLLHRHHQRVQYIHTPTGHHRCPPETRAAHTILMLMVTFVVFYLLNYSFVFHISASLDFRLWLLQVSNVLVSCFPTISPFLLLLRDPRTPRFCS